A single region of the Salarchaeum japonicum genome encodes:
- a CDS encoding 30S ribosomal protein S27e has product MPGNFYSVECPDCENEQVVFGKASSEVACAVCGTTLARPTGGEADIEGDVLETVETR; this is encoded by the coding sequence ATGCCCGGGAACTTCTACAGCGTCGAATGTCCGGACTGTGAGAACGAACAGGTCGTCTTCGGGAAAGCCTCCAGCGAGGTCGCGTGCGCCGTCTGCGGCACGACGCTCGCGCGCCCGACCGGCGGGGAGGCCGACATCGAGGGCGACGTCCTCGAAACCGTCGAGACTCGATGA
- a CDS encoding translation initiation factor IF-2 subunit alpha: MKYEGWPEPGELVVGKVDEIEDFGVFVDLEEYEDKRGLVHISEVASGWIKNVRDHVREGQTVVAKVLDVDRDAQQIDLSIKDVNEHQRSDAIQDWKNEQKADKWMSIAFGEEMADDQFRAVANELIAEFGSLYEGFEQAAIHGPDALDPTDLDEDDVEAVVSTARDNVSVPYVTVTGYVHLESPAGDGVDDIKESLQAAEGDGEIPDEIDLDVTYVGSPEYRIKVQAPNYKTAEDELEASAARATDAIAAAGGSGEFHRERQLDEDQ; encoded by the coding sequence ATGAAGTACGAAGGCTGGCCCGAGCCCGGTGAACTCGTCGTCGGAAAGGTCGACGAGATAGAGGACTTCGGCGTGTTCGTCGACCTCGAGGAGTACGAGGACAAGCGCGGGCTGGTCCACATCAGCGAGGTCGCGTCCGGCTGGATCAAGAACGTCCGCGACCACGTCCGCGAGGGGCAGACGGTCGTCGCGAAAGTCCTGGACGTGGACAGGGACGCCCAGCAGATAGACCTCTCCATCAAGGACGTCAACGAACACCAGCGCTCGGACGCGATTCAGGACTGGAAGAACGAGCAGAAGGCCGATAAGTGGATGAGCATCGCGTTCGGCGAGGAGATGGCGGACGACCAGTTCCGCGCCGTCGCGAACGAACTCATCGCGGAGTTCGGCAGTCTCTACGAGGGCTTCGAGCAGGCCGCCATCCACGGGCCGGACGCGCTCGACCCCACCGACCTCGACGAGGACGACGTCGAGGCTGTCGTCTCCACGGCGCGCGACAACGTCTCCGTGCCCTACGTCACGGTCACCGGGTACGTCCACCTCGAATCCCCGGCGGGGGACGGCGTGGACGACATCAAGGAGTCGTTGCAGGCCGCCGAGGGCGACGGCGAGATTCCGGACGAAATCGACCTGGACGTGACGTACGTCGGGTCGCCGGAGTACCGCATCAAGGTGCAGGCGCCGAACTACAAGACCGCGGAGGACGAACTCGAAGCGAGCGCCGCCCGCGCGACCGACGCCATCGCCGCGGCCGGCGGGAGCGGTGAGTTCCACCGCGAGCGCCAGCTCGACGAAGACCAGTGA
- a CDS encoding RNA-protein complex protein Nop10 produces MKSDIRVCRDHDRPVYTLSSTCPECGADAENSAPAPFNPEDPYGEYRRALKRRVRD; encoded by the coding sequence GTGAAGTCAGACATCCGGGTGTGCCGCGACCACGACCGCCCGGTGTACACGCTCTCTTCTACCTGTCCCGAGTGCGGGGCGGACGCCGAGAACAGCGCGCCAGCGCCGTTCAACCCCGAAGACCCGTACGGGGAGTACCGACGCGCTCTTAAGAGACGCGTTCGGGACTAG